A window of Photobacterium sp. GJ3 contains these coding sequences:
- a CDS encoding flagellar motor switch protein FliG yields MNPADLESLSSVDKTALVLLGMGEDAAAQVLRYFSREEVQRVTRSMAKLTGIKSENAKHVIQRFFDDFRAHSGIRGASKDYLSNTLSKALGQDLAKGVLNSIYGDELRNNMQRLQWVDTDVIAKFISQEHPQMQAIFLAYLPPETSSQVLSKLPSEQHDELIYRVARLSEIDHEVAQDLHQLVDRCIQQVSGGQGASVLGAKQAADIINRFEGDRAQLMEMLKLHDEKIVSEIEENMFDFVILARQREATMDRLVQEITIDLWATALKGADLKLQMAIKQSMPQRMASSLDDEMAMRGAMPLSRVEKARQEIMQVVRELADAGEIELSLYQEQTVE; encoded by the coding sequence GCGCTGGTTCTGTTGGGGATGGGTGAAGACGCAGCGGCACAGGTGCTGCGTTATTTCTCCCGCGAAGAAGTACAACGTGTCACCCGTTCGATGGCCAAACTCACGGGCATTAAAAGCGAGAATGCCAAACATGTGATTCAGCGTTTCTTTGATGATTTTCGTGCCCACAGTGGTATCCGGGGCGCTTCGAAAGATTATCTGTCGAACACCCTGTCGAAAGCGCTGGGTCAGGACCTGGCTAAAGGTGTCCTGAACAGTATTTACGGTGACGAACTGCGAAATAACATGCAGCGTCTGCAATGGGTCGATACGGATGTGATCGCCAAGTTCATCAGCCAGGAGCACCCGCAGATGCAGGCCATTTTCCTGGCCTATCTGCCGCCGGAGACGTCGTCTCAGGTGCTGAGCAAATTGCCATCAGAGCAGCATGATGAGCTGATTTACCGCGTTGCCCGCCTGAGCGAGATCGACCATGAGGTCGCACAGGATCTGCATCAGCTGGTTGACCGCTGTATCCAGCAGGTGTCTGGCGGACAGGGCGCATCTGTTCTGGGTGCCAAGCAGGCTGCCGATATCATTAACCGCTTTGAAGGTGATCGTGCTCAGCTGATGGAAATGCTGAAACTGCACGACGAGAAGATTGTCAGCGAAATCGAAGAAAATATGTTCGACTTCGTGATTCTGGCACGTCAACGCGAAGCAACGATGGACCGTCTGGTGCAGGAAATCACCATCGATCTGTGGGCAACTGCACTGAAAGGTGCCGATCTCAAGCTTCAGATGGCAATCAAACAGTCGATGCCGCAGCGGATGGCAAGTTCACTCGACGACGAAATGGCGATGCGGGGTGCGATGCCGCTGTCCCGTGTTGAGAAAGCACGTCAGGAAATCATGCAGGTGGTCCGCGAACTGGCAGATGCCGGTGAGATTGAACTGAGCCTGTATCAGGAACAAACGGTGGAGTAA
- the fliH gene encoding flagellar assembly protein FliH — MRSLKVMRLTPGEYRSHRFPPMVKPVVHGSEESVQDLDGFSGETPLNTQEHQAALQKRLEEGFQQGLQQGYDEGLRQGTEQGRQQGFNLGQQDGFQQGYTKGEGQGREKYESVIAPLQALETHIQQWQNEREHAQREQICSLVQKVAQQVIRAELTLMPQQILALVEETLDSMPGNSDKVVVHLNPQDLERINNLSPTLHPSWKLVANKEMPIGGVQLVTEHAEADASSDARLEACMETLREHLLEENQQPAAAAETQPQAVSTEDIRE; from the coding sequence ATGCGTTCATTAAAAGTGATGCGCCTGACCCCCGGTGAATACCGTTCTCACCGCTTCCCGCCGATGGTGAAACCTGTGGTGCATGGCAGCGAAGAATCGGTGCAGGATCTGGATGGCTTTTCGGGCGAAACGCCGCTGAACACTCAGGAACATCAGGCTGCACTGCAAAAACGTCTGGAAGAAGGTTTCCAGCAGGGTTTGCAGCAAGGATATGACGAAGGACTGCGTCAGGGGACCGAGCAGGGTCGCCAGCAGGGCTTCAACCTGGGTCAGCAGGATGGCTTTCAGCAGGGCTACACCAAGGGTGAAGGTCAGGGACGTGAAAAGTATGAGTCGGTGATTGCGCCGTTGCAGGCACTGGAAACCCATATTCAGCAGTGGCAGAACGAGCGGGAACATGCGCAGCGTGAGCAAATCTGTTCGCTGGTTCAGAAAGTCGCGCAGCAGGTCATTCGCGCCGAACTGACGCTGATGCCTCAGCAGATTCTGGCGTTGGTTGAAGAAACCCTCGACAGCATGCCGGGGAACAGCGACAAAGTTGTGGTTCACCTCAATCCTCAGGATCTGGAGCGAATCAACAATCTGAGTCCGACCCTGCATCCGAGCTGGAAGCTGGTGGCGAACAAAGAGATGCCCATCGGTGGCGTTCAGCTGGTGACCGAACATGCTGAAGCCGATGCCAGCAGCGATGCGCGACTGGAAGCCTGTATGGAAACGCTCCGTGAGCACCTGCTGGAAGAAAATCAGCAGCCCGCTGCAGCAGCGGAGACGCAACCACAAGCGGTAAGCACGGAGGACATCCGTGAGTGA
- the fliI gene encoding flagellar protein export ATPase FliI encodes MSDPAFHERLNDAIASMSSIPIARVTGRLVKVNGLMLQAVGCKFRLEQRCLVETDDGEAIEAQVVGFDRDVAYLMPVRQLGGLYAGAKVVPLDGDSTVSLGEHWLGRVVNGLGEPFDDLGPLKGGEKVSLNPAPINPMKRRLVDTPLDVGIRAMNGILTLGKGQRIGLMAGSGVGKSVLMGMITKNTKADIVVVGLIGERGREVREFIERNLGEEGMRRAVVIAAPADESPLMRLRATKLCHRVAEYFRDKGKDVLLMMDSLTRFAMAQREIALSLGEPPASRGYPPSVFGQLPQLLERAGNGEHPDGSLTAIYTVLADGDDQQDPVVDSARAILDGHVVLSRTLAEQGHYPAIDINASISRCMGSCTESSHVTVANRFRQLNANYLQVKELLPLGGYQPGQDPELDLSVRLHPQLKDFLVQQVDEVTDYQQSLVRLAELFTQTQ; translated from the coding sequence GTGAGTGACCCTGCTTTCCATGAGCGCTTGAACGATGCGATTGCATCAATGTCATCCATTCCGATTGCCCGGGTCACCGGGCGGTTGGTGAAAGTGAACGGCCTGATGCTTCAGGCCGTTGGCTGTAAATTCCGTCTGGAACAGCGTTGTCTGGTCGAAACCGATGATGGGGAAGCCATTGAAGCCCAAGTGGTTGGATTCGATCGGGATGTTGCTTATCTGATGCCAGTCCGGCAACTGGGTGGTCTTTATGCGGGTGCCAAAGTGGTGCCGCTGGATGGCGACAGTACGGTTTCACTGGGTGAGCACTGGCTTGGCAGGGTCGTGAATGGTCTTGGCGAGCCTTTTGACGATCTGGGGCCTTTAAAAGGCGGCGAAAAGGTTTCCTTAAATCCTGCCCCGATTAACCCGATGAAACGTCGATTAGTCGACACGCCGCTGGATGTCGGTATCCGGGCGATGAACGGGATTCTCACGTTGGGAAAAGGCCAGCGGATTGGCCTGATGGCAGGCAGCGGCGTGGGTAAAAGTGTCCTGATGGGCATGATCACCAAAAACACCAAAGCGGATATCGTGGTGGTCGGACTCATCGGCGAACGGGGCCGGGAAGTGCGTGAATTTATCGAGCGTAACCTCGGTGAAGAAGGTATGAGGCGTGCGGTGGTGATCGCTGCTCCGGCTGATGAATCGCCGCTGATGCGTCTGCGTGCGACCAAACTGTGTCACCGGGTTGCGGAGTATTTCCGCGACAAGGGCAAAGACGTTTTGCTGATGATGGACTCGCTGACCCGTTTTGCCATGGCGCAGCGTGAAATTGCCCTGTCTCTGGGCGAGCCACCGGCTTCCCGGGGCTATCCGCCTTCGGTGTTTGGTCAGTTGCCTCAGTTGCTGGAACGCGCCGGAAACGGGGAGCATCCGGATGGCAGTCTCACGGCGATTTATACCGTACTCGCAGACGGTGATGATCAGCAGGATCCTGTGGTGGATTCTGCGCGGGCCATTCTGGATGGTCATGTCGTGTTATCACGTACACTGGCTGAACAGGGTCATTATCCGGCGATTGATATCAATGCCTCGATCAGCCGTTGTATGGGCAGTTGTACCGAAAGCTCACATGTCACGGTGGCAAACCGGTTCCGCCAGTTGAATGCGAACTATCTGCAAGTGAAAGAGTTATTGCCGTTAGGGGGTTATCAGCCGGGACAGGATCCGGAGTTGGATCTTTCTGTTCGGCTTCATCCGCAGCTGAAAGATTTTCTGGTGCAGCAAGTGGATGAGGTGACCGATTACCAGCAGTCTCTGGTCCGTTTAGCAGAGCTGTTTACACAGACTCAGTAA
- the fliJ gene encoding flagellar export protein FliJ, with protein MKGKLKAVSQLQQIAEQQRDQQGQDFARQQEQVGFFAQQLQALAVLKPGNVQQGAGGVNPLALQNSTQVNAMLNRLITHQQHEMALMHAESQRTKKALEQSQVKVKGLETVMERWKVKQRYEQAKKEQKFIEDLINARCKRRAL; from the coding sequence ATGAAGGGTAAATTAAAAGCCGTCAGCCAGCTTCAGCAAATCGCGGAACAGCAGCGTGATCAACAGGGGCAGGATTTTGCCCGGCAACAGGAGCAGGTTGGTTTTTTTGCCCAGCAATTACAGGCTTTGGCTGTACTGAAACCGGGAAATGTTCAGCAAGGTGCAGGCGGTGTGAATCCGCTTGCGCTGCAAAACTCCACACAGGTGAATGCCATGCTGAACCGCCTGATCACCCATCAGCAGCATGAAATGGCGCTCATGCACGCAGAAAGCCAGCGCACGAAAAAGGCGCTGGAACAGAGCCAGGTGAAGGTGAAAGGCCTGGAAACCGTCATGGAACGCTGGAAAGTCAAACAGCGCTATGAACAGGCCAAAAAAGAGCAAAAGTTCATTGAAGACTTAATCAACGCCCGCTGCAAACGCAGAGCATTATAA
- a CDS encoding LysE family translocator, translating into MLSTLLLYCIASFTVTIIPGPTMLLSLTNGISRNKTIVFYGILGAALSDAILISAAGLGLGALMAASESLFLVVKYCGVAYLLWLAYQLWRSVPSVDAYTSDTLKKAQVHSPAAAFRRSLFAALSNPKGLLFFGAFLPQFLDLTQPVLMQYVLYATCTILIDIAVMLAYATAGFQAAKYLSFRRLRFLNKTSASVLVAMASGLAFFRQTS; encoded by the coding sequence TTGCTGAGTACACTCCTGCTTTACTGCATCGCTTCTTTTACCGTCACCATCATTCCTGGTCCGACAATGCTGCTGTCACTGACGAACGGTATCTCCAGAAACAAAACCATTGTGTTTTACGGTATTCTGGGGGCGGCGCTTTCAGACGCAATTTTAATCAGTGCCGCCGGTCTGGGACTGGGTGCATTAATGGCTGCCTCCGAAAGCCTGTTTCTCGTCGTTAAATACTGTGGCGTGGCCTATCTGCTCTGGCTTGCGTATCAATTATGGCGCAGCGTTCCGTCTGTTGATGCCTACACCTCAGACACACTCAAAAAAGCACAAGTACACAGCCCTGCTGCCGCTTTTCGCCGGAGTTTATTTGCCGCTTTATCGAACCCCAAAGGATTGCTATTCTTTGGCGCATTTCTGCCGCAGTTTCTTGATCTCACCCAACCTGTCCTGATGCAGTATGTACTCTACGCAACCTGCACCATCCTCATTGATATCGCCGTCATGCTAGCTTACGCCACGGCTGGATTTCAGGCGGCAAAATACCTGTCGTTTCGGCGTCTGAGATTTCTGAATAAAACCTCTGCTTCTGTCTTGGTCGCCATGGCGTCCGGCTTGGCTTTTTTCAGACAAACATCTTGA
- a CDS encoding OFA family MFS transporter produces MKTFDRAKQILLAGFCINLCMGILYAWSVFKKALVVDLGWSNADASLPYTVAIITFSLSLLMAGILQDKIGPRKVLLLGTTMVGLGMIISSFATTPLLLVLTFGVLTGCGIGFGYACLSPSAMKWFHPSKKGMVNGLIAAGFGLAAVYLAPLTASLIADYGINQSFLILGVAVLLIAVPLACTISNPPAGYQPEAPANTDANTVQAPSVDITWRGMVKTPQFYSLWVMYAFASAAGLMIIGNITSIAAAQADLSDAAFLVVILAVFNSGGRIVAGMLSDKIGGVKTLLIAFVMQAINMVMFATFDNEFSMMVGAAVAGVGYGTLLAVFPSITADFYGLKNYGANYGVLYTAWGVSGFIGPVVAAVAVDMTGTYTLAYTVCSAMLGVAVLLAFITKPVNAQALQQKLATAA; encoded by the coding sequence ATGAAAACATTTGATCGTGCCAAGCAAATCCTGCTGGCAGGCTTCTGTATTAACCTATGTATGGGCATTTTGTATGCCTGGAGTGTGTTTAAGAAAGCGCTGGTTGTCGATCTGGGCTGGTCAAATGCCGACGCATCACTTCCCTACACCGTCGCCATTATTACTTTCTCTCTGTCCCTGTTAATGGCGGGTATTCTGCAGGATAAAATTGGTCCCCGGAAAGTTCTGCTGTTAGGAACCACCATGGTCGGTCTGGGCATGATTATCTCCAGTTTTGCTACCACCCCACTGTTGCTGGTACTGACTTTTGGTGTCCTGACCGGTTGTGGTATCGGGTTTGGTTATGCCTGTTTAAGCCCTTCGGCCATGAAATGGTTCCACCCGTCTAAAAAAGGCATGGTGAATGGCCTGATCGCTGCAGGTTTTGGTCTGGCAGCTGTGTATCTTGCGCCCCTGACAGCTTCGCTGATTGCTGACTACGGCATTAACCAAAGCTTCCTGATCCTGGGCGTAGCCGTGCTACTGATTGCTGTACCACTGGCCTGCACGATCTCCAACCCACCAGCAGGCTATCAGCCTGAAGCACCCGCCAATACTGATGCAAACACTGTACAGGCACCGAGTGTGGATATTACCTGGCGCGGCATGGTCAAGACACCTCAGTTTTACTCTCTGTGGGTGATGTATGCATTCGCTTCTGCTGCGGGTCTGATGATCATTGGTAACATCACTTCGATTGCAGCGGCACAGGCAGATTTATCTGATGCTGCGTTTCTGGTGGTGATTCTGGCGGTCTTCAACTCAGGTGGCCGGATTGTTGCAGGAATGCTGTCTGACAAAATCGGTGGTGTTAAAACCCTGCTGATCGCCTTCGTGATGCAAGCCATCAATATGGTGATGTTCGCCACTTTCGACAATGAGTTCAGCATGATGGTTGGCGCGGCCGTTGCCGGTGTGGGTTACGGTACGTTGCTGGCGGTATTCCCATCCATTACGGCAGATTTCTACGGCCTGAAGAACTACGGTGCAAACTATGGTGTACTCTACACGGCCTGGGGTGTGAGTGGCTTCATTGGTCCTGTGGTTGCTGCTGTTGCCGTGGACATGACAGGCACTTATACGCTGGCCTACACCGTGTGTTCCGCCATGCTGGGCGTTGCTGTGCTGCTGGCATTCATCACCAAACCCGTGAACGCACAGGCACTGCAACAAAAATTAGCGACCGCTGCGTAA
- a CDS encoding YdcH family protein: MLGENHALFIEFPEMQEKIRDLKSQDENFKAMSDRYHELDHKIRGLECTNIPTEDHHFTQLKMERLQLKDKLHSILTN, translated from the coding sequence ATGTTAGGTGAAAATCACGCACTCTTCATTGAGTTCCCCGAGATGCAGGAAAAAATCAGAGATCTGAAGTCGCAGGATGAAAACTTCAAAGCCATGTCCGACAGATACCACGAACTTGACCACAAAATCCGGGGACTGGAATGCACCAATATTCCAACCGAAGACCACCACTTCACCCAACTGAAAATGGAACGTTTACAACTGAAGGATAAGCTTCACAGCATCCTGACGAATTAA
- a CDS encoding bifunctional diguanylate cyclase/phosphodiesterase, translating into MKRNLLLFRKRRLLLVPLILLIALFVIFSGPWIDSAAQPADTASSSLAVTEQNVTYAYHRIAEEWKNASDLHSFLNQFSVNHFILNNLYSQEKLQKFTLFSLVSFGFLIACLLLAWHLHKALRHERRLKAKLHDMVRKYGHVLKYAPDGMVILSQDNRIVTLNQSACQILGTAEGKASNMHIEDLLSDPKAKAQVQDLLEQVHQAMRQGESQPVSTQITLHMSPPKHLELIAIETTYLDGNELLLNIRDITSWVEREEKLKSMSRALEQSDDSIIITNDRGIIEYVNHSFEKINDMQANELIGSDAAHLILATLQSPSELEKLQQQLVRGQTVNRIISLRKKDNSLRYLEKRISPIRNNRGKISHYITTGKDITERVLFETKLEKLAHFDLLTQLPNRLMLKRHIDMLRKQPSAVQMGLMTLNLDRFKQINESLGHDTGDQVLIAVSQRLQNTLREHDILARLGSDEFAILVVSEQRFPVLEQLAERILDQLHEPFVIDNKEVVVGASIGITYCEQEETSSEDLLRQADIALYKAKDKGQQHQYRVYNRQMGVNSVKRLEMEAQLRQTCGSDRYQFYYQGRFDSRSRKLCGVEALLRWYNDEGEMQSPTEFIPILETTGLIIDVGEAMIHQACKQLRQWQLQGHWLHFALNISARQLLNSDIVSTIQRAIQSNRCDPSYLELEITESVLMSDVKQALSKLRQLNALGVRIAIDDFGTGYSSLAYLSRFPIQILKVDREFVRDLPINRESVTITNAIVELAHNLNIRVVAEGVENQGQADFLASIGVEEFQGFLYCQPLPVAQFETEFLTAVIDLKRHSIS; encoded by the coding sequence ATGAAGAGAAATCTACTCCTATTCCGGAAACGTCGACTCTTGCTCGTCCCTCTGATACTTCTTATCGCTCTGTTTGTTATTTTCAGCGGGCCATGGATAGATTCCGCTGCTCAACCAGCCGATACCGCGTCTTCCTCACTTGCTGTGACTGAGCAGAATGTCACCTACGCCTATCACCGGATTGCAGAAGAATGGAAAAATGCCAGCGATCTGCATTCCTTTCTGAATCAGTTCAGTGTGAACCATTTCATCCTCAACAACCTTTATTCTCAGGAAAAACTGCAAAAATTCACCCTGTTCTCTTTAGTCTCTTTTGGTTTCCTGATTGCCTGTTTACTGCTGGCCTGGCATTTACACAAAGCGCTCAGACATGAACGCCGACTCAAAGCTAAACTCCATGACATGGTGCGAAAATATGGCCATGTGCTGAAATACGCCCCGGACGGCATGGTCATTCTGAGCCAGGACAATCGGATTGTGACCCTGAACCAATCGGCCTGCCAGATTCTGGGAACGGCAGAAGGCAAAGCCAGCAATATGCATATTGAAGATCTGCTCTCGGATCCGAAGGCCAAAGCGCAGGTGCAGGATTTACTGGAACAAGTTCACCAAGCCATGCGCCAGGGAGAAAGCCAGCCCGTCAGCACGCAAATAACTTTGCATATGAGCCCTCCTAAGCACCTTGAGCTCATTGCAATTGAAACGACCTATCTCGACGGGAACGAGTTACTGCTGAATATCCGTGACATCACCTCCTGGGTTGAGCGTGAAGAAAAGCTGAAAAGTATGTCACGCGCACTCGAGCAAAGTGATGATTCGATCATCATTACCAATGACAGAGGCATCATTGAGTATGTGAATCACAGCTTTGAGAAAATCAATGACATGCAAGCCAACGAGTTGATCGGCAGCGACGCCGCGCATCTGATCCTGGCCACGTTACAAAGTCCGAGCGAACTGGAGAAACTGCAGCAGCAATTGGTCCGCGGTCAAACGGTCAACCGCATCATTTCACTTCGCAAAAAAGACAACAGCCTGCGATATCTGGAAAAAAGAATCTCACCGATTCGTAACAACCGCGGCAAAATCAGCCACTACATTACGACAGGCAAAGATATTACCGAGCGCGTGCTCTTTGAAACCAAGCTGGAAAAGCTGGCACACTTTGATTTACTGACTCAGCTTCCCAACCGTCTGATGCTCAAAAGACACATCGACATGCTCAGGAAGCAGCCGTCAGCTGTTCAAATGGGGCTGATGACGCTGAATCTGGATCGCTTTAAACAGATTAACGAATCCCTCGGCCACGATACGGGGGATCAGGTGCTGATTGCTGTCAGCCAGCGTCTGCAAAATACCTTGCGGGAACACGATATTCTTGCCCGGCTGGGCAGTGATGAATTTGCGATTCTGGTGGTTTCAGAACAGAGATTTCCGGTGCTGGAACAACTTGCCGAACGGATTTTGGATCAGCTTCATGAGCCTTTTGTGATCGACAACAAAGAAGTCGTCGTTGGCGCCAGCATCGGTATCACGTACTGCGAACAGGAAGAGACCAGCAGCGAAGATTTACTCCGCCAGGCCGACATCGCGCTCTATAAAGCCAAGGATAAAGGCCAGCAACATCAGTACCGGGTCTATAACCGGCAGATGGGCGTCAACAGTGTGAAACGGCTGGAGATGGAGGCGCAATTACGGCAGACCTGTGGCTCAGACCGATATCAGTTCTACTATCAGGGCCGCTTTGATTCACGAAGCCGAAAACTCTGTGGTGTTGAAGCTTTGCTGCGCTGGTACAACGATGAGGGAGAAATGCAGTCTCCGACAGAATTTATCCCCATTCTTGAAACCACGGGCCTCATCATTGATGTGGGTGAAGCCATGATTCACCAGGCTTGCAAACAACTCCGACAATGGCAGTTACAAGGCCACTGGCTGCATTTTGCGCTGAACATTTCCGCCCGGCAATTACTGAATTCGGATATCGTTTCAACCATACAGAGAGCCATCCAGAGCAACCGGTGTGACCCAAGTTATCTGGAACTGGAGATCACTGAAAGTGTATTGATGTCCGATGTAAAACAGGCACTCAGCAAACTGCGTCAGCTCAACGCGCTGGGTGTCAGAATCGCGATTGATGATTTCGGTACCGGTTACTCATCTCTGGCGTACTTAAGCCGCTTTCCCATTCAAATCCTGAAAGTCGATCGGGAATTTGTCCGTGATCTGCCGATTAACCGGGAATCAGTCACCATCACCAATGCGATTGTTGAACTGGCACATAACCTGAACATTCGCGTGGTTGCGGAAGGTGTCGAAAATCAGGGACAGGCAGATTTTCTGGCCAGTATCGGTGTCGAAGAATTTCAAGGCTTTCTGTACTGTCAGCCCCTGCCCGTTGCGCAATTTGAAACTGAATTTTTAACAGCTGTGATTGATCTCAAACGCCACTCGATTTCCTGA
- the punC gene encoding purine nucleoside transporter PunC, producing the protein MTTKPSATTLVWFALLSMLGFLATDMYLPAFSAMQADLSTSSSLIGMTLSIFLLGMAVGQLIYGPLSDRLGRKKVLLGAMFLFSVATVGCAMAPNVETLLAFRFLQALGACSATVLWQAIVIDRYQGKVAEKVFATIMPLVALSPALAPLVGAAIQSHFGWRAIFLSLILLGAVLALMTAWQPESAAKKDKQEKMLSEMAVNYRSLLKSKKFIGNMMIFAACSAAFFAYLTGSPFVMSAMGYSSEDIGLSYVPQTIAFLIGGYGCRALLGRTEGKKILPWLLKLFICSALVILVITVQTQPDTIWPILIPFCFIAIANGAIYPIVISKALEDFKHCSATAAGLLNFLQTMGCFAASSLVAAYADKGLDIVAYGIAGTCVFVLAGFALVMKSQAAETRGTATAIS; encoded by the coding sequence ATGACGACAAAACCATCCGCCACCACACTTGTTTGGTTTGCCTTACTCAGCATGCTGGGCTTTCTGGCAACAGACATGTATCTGCCTGCTTTCAGTGCAATGCAGGCAGATTTAAGCACTTCGTCGAGCCTGATCGGCATGACGTTAAGCATCTTTTTACTTGGCATGGCTGTGGGTCAGCTGATTTACGGCCCGCTATCCGATCGTCTGGGACGAAAGAAAGTCCTGTTAGGCGCCATGTTCCTGTTCAGTGTGGCAACCGTTGGCTGTGCCATGGCTCCGAATGTCGAAACCCTGCTGGCATTTCGTTTCCTCCAGGCGCTGGGCGCCTGTAGTGCCACCGTCCTGTGGCAAGCCATTGTGATCGATCGCTATCAGGGCAAAGTCGCTGAAAAGGTGTTTGCCACAATTATGCCGCTGGTTGCCCTGTCACCCGCCCTTGCGCCATTGGTGGGTGCAGCGATTCAGTCTCACTTTGGCTGGCGTGCCATCTTCCTGAGCCTGATCCTGCTTGGTGCCGTACTCGCACTCATGACCGCATGGCAGCCGGAAAGCGCAGCCAAAAAAGACAAGCAGGAAAAAATGCTGTCTGAAATGGCTGTGAACTATCGCTCTCTGCTCAAGTCAAAAAAATTCATCGGTAATATGATGATTTTTGCAGCTTGCTCGGCTGCATTCTTTGCCTACCTGACCGGCTCTCCTTTTGTCATGTCTGCCATGGGTTATTCCAGCGAAGATATCGGGTTGAGCTATGTGCCACAGACAATTGCCTTCCTGATTGGCGGCTACGGCTGTCGTGCGCTGCTGGGCCGGACTGAAGGGAAAAAAATTCTGCCATGGCTGCTGAAATTGTTCATTTGCAGTGCGCTGGTGATTTTGGTGATTACCGTTCAGACCCAACCTGACACCATCTGGCCCATTCTGATCCCTTTCTGCTTTATTGCGATTGCCAATGGTGCCATCTACCCGATCGTGATCAGCAAGGCGCTGGAAGATTTCAAACACTGCAGCGCAACGGCAGCCGGCCTGCTGAATTTCCTGCAAACCATGGGTTGTTTTGCAGCCAGCTCGCTTGTGGCAGCTTACGCAGATAAAGGATTGGATATTGTCGCTTACGGGATTGCCGGCACCTGTGTCTTTGTTCTGGCCGGTTTTGCGCTGGTGATGAAAAGTCAGGCCGCAGAAACCCGCGGGACGGCCACCGCCATCAGTTAA
- the punR gene encoding DNA-binding transcriptional activator PunR, with amino-acid sequence MFSFNDLQVVDVVARRGSFSAAAEELHKVPSAISYTVRLMEEKLAVELFERHHRQVALTPAGRYFVEEARQLIKHMELIKHQTQRVANGWAENVSVALDTVVRQSRVSTMVRDFYQAFPDVELHLTMEVYNGVWDALADGRADLVIGATAAIPVSGDFDYRDMGSLNWVFVMSPEHPLTQCQNTLDESELAKYPAICLEDTSRVLPKRTTWLMNNQRRVMVPDWSSAFQCLEAGLGIGVVPEHMAMPKLKEGVLVTRLLPNSPPVSPCCLAWNKASLNPALNWLLQYLGDSQQLHQEWMR; translated from the coding sequence ATGTTTTCTTTCAATGATTTACAGGTTGTAGATGTGGTGGCTCGCCGGGGTAGTTTCTCCGCCGCTGCTGAAGAACTGCACAAAGTCCCCAGTGCGATTAGCTACACCGTTCGTTTAATGGAGGAAAAATTAGCGGTTGAATTGTTTGAGCGTCATCACCGGCAGGTCGCGTTGACGCCTGCAGGACGCTATTTCGTAGAAGAAGCCCGGCAACTGATTAAACACATGGAACTCATCAAACATCAGACGCAGCGGGTCGCCAATGGCTGGGCTGAAAATGTCTCGGTTGCACTGGATACCGTGGTTCGCCAGAGCCGGGTGAGCACCATGGTCCGGGATTTCTATCAGGCGTTTCCAGATGTTGAGTTGCATTTGACGATGGAAGTTTACAACGGGGTCTGGGATGCGCTGGCAGATGGCCGGGCGGATCTTGTGATTGGTGCCACTGCAGCGATTCCGGTGAGTGGTGATTTTGATTACCGGGATATGGGCAGCCTCAACTGGGTGTTTGTCATGTCCCCTGAACATCCGCTGACTCAGTGCCAGAACACGCTGGATGAATCCGAGCTGGCGAAGTATCCCGCAATTTGTCTTGAAGATACGTCTCGTGTCTTACCGAAACGAACCACGTGGCTGATGAACAATCAGCGTCGGGTCATGGTACCAGATTGGTCGAGTGCGTTTCAGTGTCTGGAAGCCGGGTTAGGTATTGGCGTGGTGCCAGAGCATATGGCGATGCCAAAACTGAAGGAAGGCGTGCTGGTGACCCGACTCTTGCCGAATTCACCACCGGTCAGTCCCTGTTGTTTAGCCTGGAATAAAGCAAGCCTGAACCCGGCATTAAATTGGTTATTGCAATATTTGGGAGACAGTCAACAACTTCATCAGGAATGGATGCGTTAG